The proteins below are encoded in one region of Rhodoflexus caldus:
- the atpH gene encoding ATP synthase F1 subunit delta, protein MSEFKVASRYAKSLAGLAQEKGVLNEVHQDMVLFAKVCEENRSLRLLLRNPIINRDIKLNTIRKIFGSHVNPLTISFFEISVRKHREDMLEPIAIEFHKLYNRMNNIEQGQLVTAMPLNDELLHQFQQEVRRIAGKEVELKVTVNPELIGGFVLTIGDKQIDDSVRSRLNDLRKAFSYNPYIKEL, encoded by the coding sequence ATGTCAGAATTTAAAGTAGCATCCCGATACGCCAAATCGCTGGCAGGTCTTGCACAGGAAAAAGGCGTGCTGAACGAAGTGCACCAAGACATGGTGCTCTTTGCAAAAGTATGTGAAGAGAACAGAAGCCTCCGCTTATTGTTGCGCAACCCGATTATCAACCGCGACATCAAGCTCAACACCATCCGCAAAATATTCGGCTCACATGTGAACCCGCTGACTATCAGTTTCTTTGAAATCAGCGTTCGCAAGCACCGCGAGGATATGTTGGAGCCTATCGCCATAGAGTTTCACAAACTGTATAATCGGATGAATAATATCGAGCAAGGGCAGTTGGTAACAGCCATGCCATTGAACGATGAACTGTTGCATCAGTTTCAGCAGGAAGTTCGCCGCATAGCAGGCAAAGAGGTAGAACTGAAAGTAACAGTAAACCCGGAACTGATTGGCGGCTTTGTACTGACCATCGGCGATAAGCAAATAGACGACTCTGTTCGCAGCCGCCTGAACGATTTGCGCAAAGCGTTCAGCTACAATCCTTACATCAAAGAATTATAA
- a CDS encoding F0F1 ATP synthase subunit B, producing MELVTPGLGLIIWTSLFFLIVLFLLRKFAWKAILDSIDERNKSIEDALKAADRARAEMAQLKNENEALLQEARAERDKMLREAKAAADRLINEAHEKASAEGQRLIKQAQETINNEKNAALTEVKNQIATLSLELAEKVLRAKLSDRSAQEELVKEYIKDLKVN from the coding sequence ATGGAATTAGTTACTCCCGGCTTAGGCTTGATTATCTGGACAAGTTTATTTTTCTTAATTGTACTTTTCCTGCTGAGAAAGTTTGCATGGAAAGCCATTTTGGACAGCATTGACGAACGCAATAAATCAATTGAAGATGCGCTGAAGGCTGCTGACCGTGCACGTGCCGAAATGGCGCAACTGAAAAATGAAAATGAGGCATTGTTGCAAGAAGCCCGCGCCGAGCGCGACAAAATGCTGCGTGAGGCCAAGGCCGCCGCTGACCGCCTGATTAATGAAGCACATGAAAAAGCAAGTGCAGAAGGTCAGCGCTTAATCAAACAGGCACAAGAAACCATCAATAATGAGAAGAATGCGGCACTGACCGAAGTAAAAAATCAGATTGCCACGCTTTCTTTGGAACTGGCAGAAAAAGTACTTCGTGCCAAATTGAGCGACCGCAGCGCACAAGAAGAGCTGGTAAAAGAATACATCAAAGACCTGAAAGTAAACTAA